Below is a window of Cytobacillus firmus DNA.
ACTAGTATCTGTTCGTCTCGAAGAAACCAGGGAATTAATTACTCAATAAAGTTTCCAATGCGGAACAGTCTGTAACACTGTTCCGCTATATACATAAAGAATGTTTGGTAATTTTGTTATCCGAATTAAGTTATTCCACTGAGTTGATTGAAGCGGAAGGTGCGAGACTCCTGCGGGAGTAGCGTACCAGGGAGACCCCACAGACGCAGAGCGTCGAGGAGGCTCCCGGCAGCCCCCGCGGGTTTGCTGAGTACCTGCAGCGGAAATCAGCGGACAATGTTTTCAAACAAGTATAACAAACAAAGAACATACAATAAAAAGCTTTAAAAGGAAGTGAAAACATGAGTTTCTTTAAAAAACTTAAAGAAAAAATCACAAAGCAGACAGATAGTGTTACTGAAAAGTTTAAAGACGGATTAACCAAAACGCGCGATAATTTTTCAAATAAGGTTAACGACCTTGTTTCAAGATACCGGAAAGTGGATGAGGAATTTTTCGAGGAACTGGAAGAAATCTTAATTGGGGCGGATGTCGGTTTTGACACTGTCATGGAACTGGTGGATGAGCTGAGAAGAGAAGTAAAGCGCAAGAATATTCAGGATCCGCGCGAGGTTCAGGCAGTAATATCTGAGAAGCTTGTAGACATTTATGACAGCGCAGGCGAAATCTCCACAGAACTAAATATACAAACCGATGGACTTACGGTAATCCTGTTTGTTGGTGTTAACGGTGTTGGAAAAACAACGACAATCGGAAAACTTGCTCATAAGTTCAAAAGTGAAGGGAAAAATGTCCTTCTTGCAGCGGGTGATACTTTCCGTGCAGGAGCGATTGAACAGCTTGAGGTGTGGGGCGAACGTGTCGGAGTTGATGTCATTAAGCAGGGAGCCGGTTCTGACCCTGCAGCTGTCATGTATGAT
It encodes the following:
- the ftsY gene encoding signal recognition particle-docking protein FtsY, which gives rise to MSFFKKLKEKITKQTDSVTEKFKDGLTKTRDNFSNKVNDLVSRYRKVDEEFFEELEEILIGADVGFDTVMELVDELRREVKRKNIQDPREVQAVISEKLVDIYDSAGEISTELNIQTDGLTVILFVGVNGVGKTTTIGKLAHKFKSEGKNVLLAAGDTFRAGAIEQLEVWGERVGVDVIKQGAGSDPAAVMYDAVQSAKSRKADILICDTAGRLQNKVNLMKELEKVKRVIEREVPGAPHEVLLVLDATTGQNAMIQAKTFKEATDVSGIVLTKLDGTAKGGIVLAIRNELEIPVKFVGLGEKMDDLQEFNAEQYVYGLFADIVEKEAEEEEE